The following nucleotide sequence is from Pseudoclavibacter endophyticus.
TCCTGCCGGGCGGCACGGGCCTGACGGTCGATCTCGAGCCGGTGGGCGGCGCGGGTGACGGACCGCTCGTCGCGCTGCGCGCCGACCTCGACGCATTGCCGATCCGCGAGGCGAGCGGGGAGCCGTTCGCGTCGGAGGTCGACGGGGTGATGCACGCCTGTGGACACGACGTGCACACGGCGAGCCTGCTCGGCGCCGTGCTCGCCCTCGCGTCGCTGCCGCACCTGCCTGGCCGCATCCGGGCCATCTTCCAGCCCGCCGAAGAGGTCATGACCGGGGCGATCGCCGCCATCGACGCGGGCGTCATGCACGGCGTCGACCAGATCTTCATGCTGCACGTCGCCCCCGGACTACGGACCGGGACGATCGGCGCCGCGACCGGGCCCGCGACGAGCTCGTCCGACGCGATCACGGTGCGCCTGACCGGGCCGGGCGGCCATTCGTCGCGCCCCAACGACACGGCCGACATCGTGTACGCGCTCGGAAGCGTCATCACGTCGCTCCCCGCGCTCCTGACCCGACGCCTCGACCCGCTCGACGCCGGCGTGCTCGTCTGGGGGCAGGTCGAGAGCGGGAAGACGGCCAACGTGATCCCGACCGAGGGGTTGCTCCGGGGCACGCTGCGGCTCGGCAGCCGCGAGGCGTGGGACGAGGCGCCGGCCCTCGTGGCCGAACTGCTCGACGGGGTGCTGGCTCCCACGCGCGCGTCCCACGAGCTCGAGTATCAGCGCGGCGTGCCGCCCGTCGTCAACGACGCGGCCGCCGTCGCGCTCGCGAGCCGCGTCGCCGACGATGACCTCGGCCATGACGCGTTCGTGCCACTGCCCCGCACGGGCGCGGGCGAGGACTTCGCCTACTACCTCGATCACGCGCCGGGCGCGCTCATCTCGCTCGGCGTGTGGGATGGCCGGGGCGAGCCGACCAGCGTGCATCGCGACACGTTTCGAGCCGACGATGCGGCGCTCGCCGTGGGCGTGCGCACGTACGCGGGCCTCGCCCTCGCCGCGCACGCCGAGCTCGCCGGGGCCGCCCGGCCTGACGCCTGACCGTCCGGGCGAACGCTCCGGGAAGGCATCGCGACCCGTCGTCGCCGGCCCGGGCATGCATTTCCCCGCAGCACCTCACGACCCGCAAACCGACCGAAGGACCCCCCAAATGAGACTTACGCGAGTGGCACGAGCCGCCGCCGTCGTCGCCGTCACCGCCTCCCTCGTGGCCGGATGCTCCTCGGGATCGACGGGTGACGGCGGGTACGCCGACACCATTACGTATCCGGTCACGGCGACGATCCCGACGCTCGACCCGCACGTGAGCCCGTCCGGTGTCGTCGCCGACATCGATCACCACATCTTCGAGACCCTCGTGGCGCTCGACGAGTCGCTGACGCCGCAGCCGGCGCTCGCCGAGTCGTGGACGACGAGCGACGACGAGCTCACCTGGACCTTTACGCTCCGCGACGGCGTCCAGTTCCACAACGGCCAGCCGCTCACCGCCGCGGACGCGGCCGCGTCGCTGAACCGGTGGAAGGAGGCAACGGCCAGGGCGCAGACCATGCTCGGCGACAGCGAGTTCGTGGCCGACGACGACCTCACGCTCTCGGTCGAGCTCGCCGGACCGCGCGGCGACCTCCTCGCGCAGCTCGCCAACCCGCTGCAGTTCGCGGCCATCATGCCCGCCGACCTCGTCGAGAACGCGCCCGCCGACGGCATCACCGAGTTCGTCGGGACGGGCCCGTACGAGTTCGTGGCCTGGAACGTCGACCAGAGCATCGAGCTCACGCGGTTCGACGACTACTCGGGCGTCGACGCCGAGCCGAGCGGTTACGCCGGCCGCAAGGACGCCCCGACCGAGAACCTCGTGTTCGAGTTCAACGTCGACTCGTCGACCCGGTTCTCGTCGTTCCTCGGCGGCCAGTACGACATCGTCGACGTTTCGGTCGACAATCTCCCGCAGGTGGCCGACGACCCCGACGTGACGGTCAACCGCGAGCTCGGCACGGGCTACGCCGTCGTCTTCAACATGCAGAGCGACTTCGGCGCGAACCTCGCGAACCGCGAGGCGACCAACGCGGCAATCGACGCGGACGACTTCATGACGGCGGTGACGTCGGATCCCGACCTGTACCGGCTCAACCCCAGCT
It contains:
- a CDS encoding amidohydrolase, which produces MSGGSGARGADARAGIERWLASHDGEVVAWRHHLHRNPELGHSEHATTSFVAEALRAAGLAPRILPGGTGLTVDLEPVGGAGDGPLVALRADLDALPIREASGEPFASEVDGVMHACGHDVHTASLLGAVLALASLPHLPGRIRAIFQPAEEVMTGAIAAIDAGVMHGVDQIFMLHVAPGLRTGTIGAATGPATSSSDAITVRLTGPGGHSSRPNDTADIVYALGSVITSLPALLTRRLDPLDAGVLVWGQVESGKTANVIPTEGLLRGTLRLGSREAWDEAPALVAELLDGVLAPTRASHELEYQRGVPPVVNDAAAVALASRVADDDLGHDAFVPLPRTGAGEDFAYYLDHAPGALISLGVWDGRGEPTSVHRDTFRADDAALAVGVRTYAGLALAAHAELAGAARPDA
- a CDS encoding ABC transporter substrate-binding protein, which codes for MRLTRVARAAAVVAVTASLVAGCSSGSTGDGGYADTITYPVTATIPTLDPHVSPSGVVADIDHHIFETLVALDESLTPQPALAESWTTSDDELTWTFTLRDGVQFHNGQPLTAADAAASLNRWKEATARAQTMLGDSEFVADDDLTLSVELAGPRGDLLAQLANPLQFAAIMPADLVENAPADGITEFVGTGPYEFVAWNVDQSIELTRFDDYSGVDAEPSGYAGRKDAPTENLVFEFNVDSSTRFSSFLGGQYDIVDVSVDNLPQVADDPDVTVNRELGTGYAVVFNMQSDFGANLANREATNAAIDADDFMTAVTSDPDLYRLNPSYVYEENEAWWTDAGSDGVYNAPDAELAAQKLEESGYNGEEVTILTSHDYGDVYYRSAVILQSQLVAIGVNAVLDIYDYATLIQKRNSLDGWDIYAGAFLVPSTPSQLLHLTPNYAGADDPELASLVQDTAAATDPEAQQAASVALEEYLWEQLPVINVGDTYTYEAVRNSVEGYQTLNGSPILWNARVAG